In Mauremys reevesii isolate NIE-2019 linkage group 13, ASM1616193v1, whole genome shotgun sequence, the sequence TAATTTACACCCCATTATtgtatatgtacagttgggattgtgttttccaatgtgcattgtgATGTGTCATTCCATattatttatgaaaatatgcttatgatatgaatatgacataactgagatactTTATCCAAGATGGCTCAtatgagatatcattggaaagttGAATGctattatcctatttgtatgcatgtatcatttctgtatctgaaattaggaatattgactatgtagctATATTTCAACTATGTTACTTTGGGTGATGcccctgctaacacttcaggtacaacaatgaaaaagccggacagtgctgatggctcatcagcAAGAGACAATGGACTGTAAAAGAGCTCAGTCTTGCTGTGATCATGTGGGTCACCCTGTGAAGAATGGCTACAATGGCCTTACGGAGTCAGGTGCTCTTGTCACCTGATACGAAAACATTActtgggacttcttgtaacttaaCACTGTTAAGAGAAGATTCTGTGTAAAATTAAATCTGTACATTAGACAGACTAGGAAACAAAGGACTCCCGCCTTAtacaaatcctatttaagggtggggtgTGAGGTAATCCAGGTCCTCAGTTctcccctgctatcccatccAAAAAGACTGCTGGAAACAAAAAAAGACTGAACAGGGGAAAGGAACTGAGCCCAGACTGGAAGGGCAGTTTCCTGTTATtactgagttttctatttttatagcctctctaatctctctgagcatttcacattCAACACTGTGGTTAGGTGGTCAGTGGTATATCCCTACTgttatactcttattattcaagcatggtaTTTCTATCCCTAGAGAGTCTAATGTACAGAtttattcatttaagattttggACTACATTTCACTCtactacactttctttcacagatAGTGTCATTCCCCCAATTGCATGACCTACTCTGCCATTCCTATacattttgtaccctggtatgatTGTGTCCCTTtcattatcatcattccaccaagtttctgtgaggCACCTGTTGATTTTCCCAAGCCCTTCGTTTGAAAACTCCTTTAcgacatatttttaattttacatgcaagCAATCTGGtgccattttggtttaggtggataccatccttcctgtataggttcCTCATTCCCCAAATAGTTCCCTAGTTCCTAATACATCTAACACCCTCCTCTCTATATTATCAACTCATCCACTCATTGAGACCTTGAAGTTCTGCCTCTCTTACCGGCCCTGCGTGCAGAAATGGGAAAcgtttcagagaatgctaccatgatggtcctggactttaatctcttaaaTTATCAGCCTCAATTTAGCCTGCAGTAACTCTCTTCTACATTTTCCTATGTCATCGGTACCTACGTGGTACCACACCCACCAGCTCCTCGCCCAGCACTGCGCATAAGCCTGTCTGGGTATGTtaagagatctgcaacctttgcacctagcaggcaattcaccatgtgGTTCACCCaatcatcacaaacccagctgtcTATATTTCTAATCATTGAATCCCCATTACTACTACCTGCCTCCTCTTAGTAAGTAGGGGATCCCTCCCTAGGACAGGTCAGTAcaagaggataccatgacatcatctagaatgtgggtcccaactatgggtTAGTTTCTCTCTGTTCCACTTTGGTGTTGTCCTTCCCCAAGACTTTCATCCttctcagcagcacagaggctgtcagactgggagtgGAAGTGTTCTACTGTGCCCAGGAAAGTCTTAtctatgtatctatctatctcccTTAGCTCCTGCAGTTCAGCCACTTTGGTCTCCAGAACCCGTACTCGGTCTCTGAGGGTCGtaagctccttgcaccaaatgcacataTACCCCATTTGCCAACAAGACAGGTAATGATatatgctgcattcagtgcaatgaactggatagcccccactctgctgatggacttctgcctgcattactTTTATTTTTGCAGGTTTTTTGTTGGGTATTGTTTCTCTGTGTTTTTTTGGGTTGAAAGGGTGAGGGAGGATGTATTGCCCTAAGTTTAGACAATGCTAATTATGTGGATCTAGCTCTCCCACTCTCTCTCTAATCTACCTTGCAAACCTCCCCTCTTTGCTGCTCCTGGTTGATAGCTCCTCTGATCActtaggagctggctttttaaacccctgttctCCCTTAGTAGTTTCACTCTCTGGTTAAGGGTTAATAGGTGCTAAAGGGTCTACAGATTAAAGCATCCAGATGTGTCTAGAAGGCCCCTAGGTTCAGCACAcagacctcccccccccaccccccaaaaaaccccagacCACGTTATAATGTCAGTCAAGTAGCAATCACGGAACAAACAAAGAAACTAACAGACAACAAACTCACCACTTTGGATTAATGAATTCCCTATGGATTTATTTGTTGGACCAATTCCAAATATTGGTCAAAGGGAAAACCTAGCTTAAAACAGAACATCCTGGATCAATCACTTTCTGAAAACAGATACTAGATTTTTATGCTTGGCTTGAGCCTATAAATCCCATGTGCTGCTGACGCACTTGGATGTGGGCAACATCTGGCCAATGTTCCTAGACATGGATATCTCAAAACTCCCACTGTTTCACCAGTCATCAGACATTCAGTGTTGGTGGCCCTTGATAGTGTTGTCACTGCTACCGAGGCATGACTTCCCCATGACCCACTCCATGTTTCCTTCTACAAAAGAGTTGATCCCATCCAGGATGATTGTTCCAATTTGAAATGACATTAACAAAACACAAGGAATGATAAAACAGACAAAGACATGTTCCCCAAAATGCCACAGCCACCTTAGCCAAGGAAACATTGGCAGACCTCCTTAATCTAACTATGCATCCTATATTATTCCACATGGTATCTCAACACAAGATGTTCAAAGGGACTGAGGGTTCAATCTGCACATGTAGGTGCATGGATAATTTTCAAAGTCTGGCAGTTTGGAAAATATTACCCATAAATTTTAGGCATTGAATAGCTCTCAAAAAGAAGGTTGCAAATCCTTTCCAATAAAGAAACCTAGTCTCTGATTCCCATTAGGAGAGTTTTGGGAAAAATATCTCTCTCATATAGGGTTGGGGGAAAATAAGTGTCTAAAAAACTTTgtgtgtttttaaacaaaaaattgagGCCATTTCTGTGAGACTGAGGTGGAAATATCATATTGAGGCATGTTTAGTTTCTCTTCATAGAGTGTATTGAAAGTTATGCACGGTCTCACAGCGGTTTGCTAATAATGAGAAGTTAAATAGCAAACTCATTGACATAACTAGTAAAACTTTCCATAGTGTCTTCAGTATCATATTTCCATTTTACACAAGTGCATGTGAACACATGTAGACAGTTCTTCTTTCCTAAATTTCAGATTACATTAAGAAAAGAATAAGTGGTATCATCAACAACTATTACATAATGGAGGGAAGAGAGGCACAGTGAGGGGAAGTGATAAACCCAAAGTCAGGTAGTGGTGGAGCCaataataaaacccaggtctctggAGTTAAATTATTTTGTCTACTCCACTGGAATATGGTGGACTCTGCAGTGTAAATATGGGTATATGAAGTATCAGACCAGCAATAGGATTTTTCTAAGGTTTCCATATGAAACCAATGGAGTGACATTTAGTTCCCCATAATTTACAATGATAATCTCAGACATTGCGCCTATAGAAATAAACAAACATGGTCAGGCAGCTGAAGGTGAGATGTGTTCAACCATAGATATACCAGGAAGTAGTTACACTTCCAATATCAATTAACtttggcctttttttttaatttgtaccCCCAACTGCCTCTACCCTCTGAAGTCTTCACTCAACTGTCGGGATGTATACCATCAGGGAGAGGCCAGACTAAAAAACATTACTGTTTTGTAATGGAAGTTAGATTCTCAATTGCATAATTTCTTTTATCTCCCCTAGATGAAGCTGACAACAAACATACAGGAGGGAAATCAAACGACCATCACAGAATTCATCCTTCTGGGATTTGGGGATCTCCCTCAACTTCAGATTCTTCTCTTCCTGGTGTTCCTAGTGATTTATATTGTGACCGTGGCCGGGAACATACTCATCATTGTACTAGTTGTGACTGATGAGCACCTTCACactcccatgtacttcttcctgggaaacttgtcctgcttggagacctgctacacctctACCATCCTGCCCAGGGTGCTGGCCAGTCTCCTCACTGGGGACAAGTCTATTTCTGTTATGGGCTGCATCACTCAATTTTATTTCTTTGGTTCTCTGGCAGGGACAGAGTGTTTGCTTTTATCTGTGATGTCctatgatcggtatttagcaaTATGCAAACCTCTGCATTACTCAGCATTTATGAATGACAGGTTGTGCCTCCAGCTAGTGGTAGGGTTGTGGATAGGTGGATTTTTGTCTCTTACCATCTTTGTATTTATGATGTCACAATTAACATTCTGTGGCCccaatgaaattgaccatttcttttgtgattttcGTCCAATAATAAAACTCTCCTGCACTGACAACCGCATGGTGGAATTTGCCAGTTTCATATCTACTTCCATATTCACCATGCCTCCATTTGTATTGACGGTGGCAACCTATGTTTGTATCATCTACAACATCCTGAGAATCCCGTCCACCACCgggaggcaaaaggccttttccacatgctcctctcacctcatcgTGGTGACAATTTTCTATGGGACTCTCATAATGGTGTATTTGGTCTCAGAATCTGATGCATTGAGGGACCTGAACAAAGTGTTCTCTTTCTTCTATGGAGTCCTGACCCCTTTGGTCAACCCCCTCatatacagcctgagaaacaaggagGTAAAAGAAGCCTTGAGAAAAGCTCTCCTTAGATTGTTTGTCTTTTTCAGGAATTCAAAATTTTAAgcaaatatatagatatatagaaagagagagagagagagagagagagagagagagagagagagagaggacaatcATGGGAATATGATCTTGCATATTCTGATTCATGTGAGTAGCCTATACTTATCTTTGTGTGCCTGGTGAACTCATGACTGTCAGAATCAGAACTTCCTGTATCCAACTGTTGAGTTGGTGTGTTACCTATCTGTGGGCATCTGTAGTGGGGcagactgccccactccctgtgagaatgggctgtggcaggccagggcgcctgcgcagacagggagccaatcagaaaagggcttatggggagccaatcagggcccagtttggagacagccaatcagggccaagctCAGacgtatataaaggctgcccagagcaggagcagtcagtaTGTCACAGGCctttgacaggggaaggtcagtctccaagggtggagactagcaccgtggacagcgcagtgctggccaggctcagggaggctagggagcttgagCCCATAGccaccaggctgcaggccctgaagggaagggcctagagggtgcaaggggccataggggaagtggcccagggaatcagACAGACAAGGGGAATGaaggaggacagcgaggctgccaccagagggtccctggtccgggacccagagtagagggtgggcctgggtcccccgcTTCAgtccttgcagtacacccagccattggccggAGGGAGCAGCCATTAGACTAcaccagatccctgacaagagggattggactcagagggtgGTTGGACATAGTGGCTGGGGTGTAGGACTCCTGATCActgacccccggaagggggtgcagatggactaaggggcactgccggagggcagtggcctcaaaGAGGATGCCGCTGAGCAGGCAGCAACatgggtccagagacagcaacagagggcagaatgatggacgggacaccaccaggagggggcgctccactggacagagctaattcccagagttaCCAGCGGGAGgggccaggtggtgagtcccactCCATTACAGCATCTCACTCAGTTTTGGAGGAAAATTAGGACACCAAGCCATACCCATAGATATTCACTTCACCCTCACACTCACTCTCATGTCTGAAAAATACTGTGCATCCTTCCTGCATTTAAGTGTGAATGAATTTGCaagtaaatattttaattagttcatgagaataaaataatataaataggATTGTGGAAGTTGCTAGTTTCATATCTTTCTCCATATTCATCCTGCCTCCATTTCTATTAATGATGTCATCCTATGTTCATATCTTTTCTACCATCCTGCGAATTCCTTCCACCACCGGGAGGCAAAAGGctttttccacctgctcctcttaCTCATCATGGTGACAATTTTCTATGGGACATTGATCCTGGTGTATCTGCTATTGGACTCCGATAAACTGAGGGACCTGAAAAAAGTGTTGTCTGTCTTTTATGTCCTGACCcatttgttgacccccctcatctgcagcctgagaaacaaggagGTAAAGGAAGCCTTGATaaaagcttttgtttgtttgtttgtttgttttttaaatgaatacaacATGATTCTCAGAATCAGAACTTCCTGAATCCAAGTGTAGAGTCTGGGTGTTGTCTACATGTGCCA encodes:
- the LOC120380128 gene encoding olfactory receptor 11A1-like codes for the protein MGYLSSGWPQALHFMFPLYMKLTTNIQEGNQTTITEFILLGFGDLPQLQILLFLVFLVIYIVTVAGNILIIVLVVTDEHLHTPMYFFLGNLSCLETCYTSTILPRVLASLLTGDKSISVMGCITQFYFFGSLAGTECLLLSVMSYDRYLAICKPLHYSAFMNDRLCLQLVVGLWIGGFLSLTIFVFMMSQLTFCGPNEIDHFFCDFRPIIKLSCTDNRMVEFASFISTSIFTMPPFVLTVATYVCIIYNILRIPSTTGRQKAFSTCSSHLIVVTIFYGTLIMVYLVSESDALRDLNKVFSFFYGVLTPLVNPLIYSLRNKEVKEALRKALLRLFVFFRNSKF